Below is a genomic region from Paraburkholderia sp. BL23I1N1.
GATCGGAATCGGGAAGCCGAACATGACCGGATCGGGTTCTTCACTGTTCGCTCGCGGCGTATTCAGCGTCGCGACAAGCTCTTTTGACAGCAGCCGCACGCCGTCGATTTCGCCGCCGCCAGCCAGCATCGCCCAGAAGCACGCTTCGCTGCGCGCGTTGAAAATGCCGCCGACGCCGGCCACTTCCGCACGACGCACATCGGCCCGCTCAAAGACAGTTGGATTGAGCGCCACCTCCTCGGGCATCGACGCGAGGAAAAGCGGCGGCAAATATTCCGCCGGCACCGGCACCATTGCGTCGATGAGCCCTGGCGATGCGCGACTCGGCCGCGTCCGGGA
It encodes:
- a CDS encoding beta-lactamase family protein translates to MALNPTVFERADVRRAEVAGVGGIFNARSEACFWAMLAGGGEIDGVRLLSKELVATLNTPRANSEEPDPVMFGFPIPITIGGFWFGGAHPPVTAVHSPRALCHPGQGNSIGWADPDTGLAVAICHNKLFNPASPEEDPLLPIAKAIRQALNLS